From Gammaproteobacteria bacterium, a single genomic window includes:
- the mnmA gene encoding tRNA 2-thiouridine(34) synthase MnmA, with amino-acid sequence MPAERILVAMSGGVDSSVAAALLAEQGHQLVGATMKTFCYQEDPGPSRTCCGLDGIMDARRVADALGIAHYVFDVEEEFTRDVIDDFVSEYARGRTPNPCVRCNSNTKFRDLLRRGELLGCDAVASGHYVRAGVVDGEAALFRGRDPAKDQSYFLWGLPRALLPRLRFPLGELTKPEVRARARELRLVTAAKPESQEICFVPTGDYRDLLRRRLGERHDALRAGNLVDTRGRVVGRHQGYASFTVGQRRGLGGGFDQRLYVVEIRPDSREVVVGAREALECRELRVAELNWLTAEPPADGTVVRAQLRYRAPAVPGRVQHGGDGLNLELEEPVLAVTPGQSAVFFDGSERILGGGRIANAAMAGGTAGGLEEAAGDLAHRP; translated from the coding sequence ATGCCCGCCGAGCGGATCCTGGTCGCCATGTCCGGTGGGGTCGACTCGTCGGTTGCGGCCGCCCTGCTCGCCGAACAGGGCCACCAGCTCGTCGGCGCGACCATGAAGACCTTCTGCTACCAGGAGGATCCGGGACCGTCGCGCACCTGCTGCGGGCTCGACGGCATCATGGACGCGCGCCGGGTCGCCGATGCGCTGGGCATCGCCCATTACGTCTTCGACGTGGAGGAGGAGTTCACCCGCGACGTCATCGACGACTTCGTCTCGGAGTACGCGCGCGGACGCACGCCCAACCCCTGCGTCCGGTGCAATTCCAACACCAAGTTCCGGGACCTGCTCCGGCGGGGAGAGCTGCTCGGGTGCGATGCCGTCGCTTCGGGGCACTACGTGCGGGCCGGAGTGGTGGACGGGGAGGCGGCTCTCTTCCGGGGACGCGACCCGGCGAAGGATCAGTCCTACTTCCTGTGGGGCCTTCCCCGCGCGCTGCTGCCCCGGCTGAGGTTTCCGCTGGGCGAACTCACCAAGCCCGAAGTCCGCGCCCGCGCGCGCGAACTCCGCCTCGTCACCGCCGCCAAGCCCGAGTCGCAGGAGATCTGCTTCGTGCCCACCGGCGACTACCGCGATCTGCTGCGACGCAGGCTCGGCGAGCGCCACGACGCGCTCCGGGCCGGCAACCTGGTGGACACCCGCGGACGGGTCGTCGGCCGCCACCAGGGCTACGCCTCCTTCACCGTGGGCCAGCGCCGCGGACTGGGCGGGGGCTTCGACCAGAGGCTGTACGTCGTCGAGATCCGCCCGGACTCGCGCGAGGTGGTGGTGGGCGCGAGAGAGGCGCTGGAGTGCCGCGAGCTCCGGGTGGCCGAACTCAACTGGCTCACTGCGGAGCCGCCCGCGGACGGAACCGTCGTGCGCGCCCAGCTCCGCTACCGGGCTCCGGCGGTGCCGGGCCGCGTTCAGCACGGCGGGGACGGTCTCAATCTCGAGCTGGAGGAGCCCGTGCTCGCGGTCACGCCCGGGCAGTCGGCGGTCTTCTTCGACGGGAGCGAGCGGATTCTCGGCGGCGGACGCATCGCCAACGCGGCCATGGCGGGCGGGACCGCGGGCGGACTCGAGGAGGCGGCCGGAGACCTGGCGCATCGCCCCTGA
- the dnaJ gene encoding molecular chaperone DnaJ: protein MSPATKDYYKALGVSEKATPEEIKKAYRRLAKRYHPDANQGDAAASERFKEVGEAYSVLSDSAKRKQYDQMRRLGAFGLGGNRRGPASPGAGPAGAGQGFSFDDLGGIGDLFGSIFDRGGRKTARETSTGPRKGNDVEYVVDIDFEVAVTGGRVTITVPMTEECATCGGNGARPGTTTTRCKECSGTGTVSFGQGGFAVKRPCPACLGRGRIPTDPCDACKGTGTVRQNRKIGVAVPRGVDSGSKVRLSGQGERGARGGTRGDLIITFKVKPHRFFRRDGRDIHVTVPLNIAQATMGTRIRVRTVHGKRVVLKIPAGTQPGARFRVRGHGIRKGARVGDQIVEIQVQVPEALSEDAQEAIRQFAEVAELSY, encoded by the coding sequence ATGTCGCCGGCGACGAAAGACTACTACAAGGCCCTGGGCGTCTCGGAGAAGGCGACGCCCGAGGAGATCAAGAAGGCGTATCGCCGGTTGGCGAAGCGATATCACCCGGACGCCAACCAGGGCGACGCCGCGGCGTCCGAGCGGTTCAAGGAGGTGGGGGAAGCCTACTCGGTCCTCTCCGACTCCGCCAAGCGCAAGCAGTACGACCAGATGCGGCGCCTGGGCGCCTTCGGTCTGGGCGGCAACCGGCGGGGGCCCGCGTCCCCCGGGGCCGGGCCGGCGGGTGCCGGACAGGGGTTTTCGTTCGACGATCTGGGCGGGATCGGCGACCTCTTCGGTTCCATCTTCGATCGTGGAGGCCGGAAGACCGCCCGGGAAACCTCGACCGGCCCGCGCAAGGGCAACGACGTAGAGTACGTTGTGGACATCGATTTCGAGGTGGCGGTGACGGGCGGACGCGTGACCATCACGGTTCCCATGACCGAGGAGTGCGCCACCTGCGGGGGCAACGGGGCTCGGCCGGGAACGACCACCACCCGCTGCAAGGAGTGCTCGGGAACCGGGACCGTCTCCTTCGGCCAGGGCGGATTTGCCGTGAAGCGACCCTGCCCGGCGTGCCTCGGCCGGGGCAGGATTCCCACCGATCCGTGTGACGCCTGCAAGGGGACGGGAACGGTGCGCCAGAACCGCAAGATCGGGGTGGCCGTGCCGCGCGGTGTGGACTCGGGCTCAAAGGTGCGGCTGAGCGGGCAGGGCGAGCGCGGCGCCAGGGGAGGGACCCGCGGGGACCTGATCATCACCTTCAAGGTGAAGCCGCACCGGTTCTTCCGGCGGGACGGGCGCGACATCCACGTCACGGTGCCCCTCAACATCGCGCAGGCCACCATGGGCACCCGCATTCGGGTCAGGACCGTGCACGGCAAGAGGGTCGTGCTCAAGATCCCGGCGGGCACGCAGCCGGGCGCGCGCTTTCGCGTCCGTGGGCACGGGATTCGGAAGGGAGCGCGCGTGGGCGATCAGATCGTCGAAATCCAGGTCCAGGTCCCGGAGGCGCTCTCGGAAGACGCCCAGGAGGCCATCCGGCAGTTCGCGGAAGTGGCCGAACTCAGCTACTGA
- a CDS encoding nucleotide exchange factor GrpE codes for MSPRTFDNQADPASEADSEAPRVEPEEGAPPDDARADGPGPAASRDEDFPASGSRGEADGEASTREDGAGADAPDEPGPSRSDLEREIDHLNDRHLRLAAEFENYRKRVRAEKLETWARAQADLVRRLVESVDDLQRVALLDPKTASVQDIVEGVDMVERKLLRALAEAGLEVLDPAGEDFDPNVMEAVMTAPASSEDDDDTVDMVLQRGYLLEGHLVRPARVSVRKHG; via the coding sequence ATGAGCCCCAGGACTTTCGACAACCAGGCAGACCCGGCTTCCGAGGCCGATTCCGAAGCCCCGCGGGTAGAACCCGAAGAAGGCGCCCCGCCGGATGACGCGCGCGCCGATGGTCCGGGGCCGGCGGCGTCCCGCGACGAGGATTTCCCGGCGAGCGGGTCGCGGGGCGAAGCCGACGGGGAGGCATCCACGCGCGAGGACGGAGCGGGCGCGGACGCCCCTGACGAGCCGGGCCCATCCAGAAGCGATCTCGAACGCGAGATCGACCATCTCAACGACCGCCATCTGCGTCTCGCAGCGGAATTCGAGAATTATCGCAAGAGGGTGCGCGCCGAGAAGCTGGAAACCTGGGCGCGCGCGCAGGCGGACCTGGTGCGCCGCCTGGTGGAGTCGGTCGACGACCTTCAGCGGGTCGCCCTTCTGGATCCGAAGACGGCGTCCGTGCAGGACATCGTGGAAGGCGTCGACATGGTGGAACGGAAGCTGCTGCGGGCGCTTGCGGAGGCGGGCCTGGAGGTGCTCGACCCGGCCGGCGAGGACTTCGACCCGAACGTGATGGAGGCCGTCATGACGGCCCCCGCCTCCTCGGAGGACGATGACGACACGGTGGACATGGTTCTGCAGCGGGGGTACCTGCTTGAAGGCCACCTGGTGCGGCCCGCGCGCGTCAGCGTGCGCAAGCACGGCTAG
- a CDS encoding dihydrodipicolinate reductase, with product MARRAGAESLRIVILGCGRMGRSIDALARTRGFDVLARLERREVEGRREATRDRIAGADVALEFTTSASAASNIRLCVEAGCPVVSGTTGWSEQLPAVAAWVKERGGALLWAPNFSFGAVALQLLAHRAGELFAGAGGFDAHVVETHHAGKLDAPSGTAIALEQSLEEGLGRSSSITSIRTGHVPGTHEISIDGPRERLVLRHEARDRGVFAEGALRAATWLVGRTGVYTMRDLLAGEAG from the coding sequence GTGGCACGTCGCGCCGGCGCGGAATCGCTACGCATCGTGATCCTCGGATGCGGAAGGATGGGCCGGTCGATCGATGCGCTCGCGCGGACCCGGGGCTTCGACGTGCTGGCCAGGCTGGAGCGCCGCGAGGTGGAAGGACGCCGGGAAGCAACGCGCGACCGCATCGCCGGAGCCGATGTGGCGCTGGAGTTCACCACATCCGCGTCGGCTGCCTCCAATATTCGCCTTTGCGTGGAGGCGGGGTGCCCCGTCGTCTCCGGCACGACGGGATGGTCCGAGCAGTTGCCCGCGGTCGCCGCCTGGGTGAAGGAACGGGGCGGGGCGCTGCTATGGGCCCCCAACTTCTCCTTCGGGGCAGTCGCCCTCCAACTGCTGGCGCACCGGGCGGGCGAACTCTTCGCCGGCGCGGGCGGCTTCGACGCGCATGTGGTTGAAACCCATCACGCCGGCAAGCTCGACGCCCCGTCCGGCACGGCCATCGCTCTGGAACAGTCGCTGGAAGAAGGATTGGGACGGAGCTCTTCGATTACATCGATCCGGACCGGGCACGTTCCCGGCACACACGAGATATCGATCGACGGTCCCCGCGAGCGACTCGTCCTGCGCCACGAAGCCCGCGACCGCGGCGTGTTCGCGGAGGGCGCGCTGCGGGCGGCGACGTGGCTGGTCGGTCGTACGGGGGTATACACCATGCGAGATCTTCTCGCGGGAGAGGCAGGGTGA
- the dapA gene encoding 4-hydroxy-tetrahydrodipicolinate synthase, with amino-acid sequence MKHETLRGCGTALVTPFRETGEVDEAALRSLVDWQIEEGIDFLVPAGSTGEAATLSVEEHERVVAVTVEQAAGRVPVVGGAGSNDTAEAIELSLRIASTGVTHLMHVSPPYNRPQQRGLIEHFTAVADAAPRPVVLYNVPGRTGSNIAAATTLALAAHPNIVGTKEAAGSCDQVAEIARGRPRGFGLLSGDDSMTVPFMALGADGVISVVSNATPRAMAELVGAMACGDLQRARALHYRLADWMRVAFVESNPVPVKAALGMLGRIHPRVRLPLASLAETHHETVAAAVRAAEGT; translated from the coding sequence GTGAAGCACGAGACGCTGAGGGGATGCGGAACGGCGCTGGTAACGCCGTTCCGGGAAACGGGAGAGGTGGACGAGGCGGCGCTGCGGTCGCTGGTCGATTGGCAGATCGAAGAGGGCATCGATTTCCTTGTGCCCGCGGGCTCCACCGGGGAGGCGGCGACGCTCTCGGTCGAGGAGCACGAGCGGGTGGTGGCGGTCACGGTCGAGCAGGCCGCCGGACGCGTCCCCGTCGTGGGGGGGGCGGGATCGAACGACACTGCCGAGGCGATCGAGCTCTCGCTCAGGATCGCGTCGACCGGCGTGACCCACCTGATGCACGTCTCGCCCCCGTACAACCGCCCGCAGCAGCGCGGGCTGATCGAGCACTTCACCGCGGTCGCGGACGCGGCTCCCCGCCCGGTGGTGCTCTACAACGTGCCGGGCCGCACGGGCAGCAACATCGCCGCCGCCACCACCCTGGCGCTGGCCGCGCACCCCAACATCGTGGGGACCAAGGAGGCCGCGGGCAGCTGCGACCAGGTCGCGGAGATCGCCCGCGGCCGGCCTCGCGGATTCGGGCTGCTGTCGGGCGACGATTCCATGACGGTGCCGTTCATGGCGCTCGGCGCCGACGGCGTGATCTCGGTGGTCAGCAACGCCACCCCGCGCGCCATGGCGGAGCTGGTGGGGGCGATGGCGTGCGGCGACCTGCAGCGCGCGCGGGCCCTGCACTACCGCCTCGCCGACTGGATGCGGGTGGCGTTCGTCGAGTCGAACCCCGTGCCGGTCAAGGCGGCGCTGGGGATGCTGGGGCGCATCCATCCCCGGGTCAGGCTGCCGCTTGCTTCCCTTGCCGAGACCCACCACGAAACCGTGGCGGCGGCCGTGCGAGCCGCGGAGGGGACATGA
- a CDS encoding 2,3,4,5-tetrahydropyridine-2,6-dicarboxylate N-succinyltransferase, with amino-acid sequence MSPSIPGLGTTLQERIDALHAWPAGEALPEAAEKVVGELLGRLEGGSLRSAVHEDDGSWAAVPWVKRGILVAFRSGRVTPVAAPGGSAVDARAPSAFLDKHNLPVRRFASGEGVRVVPGGSAVRRGAYLGPGVVCMPPMYVNVGAWVGAGSMIDSHALVGSCAQIGERVHLSAAAQIGGVLEPVGAAPVVIEDDVLVGGNAGVYEGTVVRRGAVLAAGVILTRGTPVFDLVREEVYRAGPSRPLEIPEDAVVVPGGRAVTGKWGRAQGLSLYAPVIVKYRDAGTDLATTLEDWLR; translated from the coding sequence ATGAGCCCATCCATCCCGGGCCTCGGGACAACGCTGCAGGAGCGCATCGACGCGCTCCATGCCTGGCCCGCCGGCGAGGCTCTTCCGGAGGCCGCCGAAAAGGTCGTGGGCGAACTGCTGGGGCGCCTGGAGGGGGGATCGCTGCGCTCCGCCGTGCATGAGGACGATGGCTCCTGGGCGGCGGTGCCCTGGGTGAAGCGGGGGATCCTGGTGGCCTTCCGCAGCGGGCGCGTCACCCCGGTCGCCGCCCCCGGCGGCAGCGCGGTCGACGCCCGGGCTCCATCCGCCTTCCTGGACAAGCACAACCTGCCCGTGCGCCGCTTCGCCTCCGGGGAGGGCGTCCGGGTGGTGCCGGGCGGCTCGGCCGTGCGCCGCGGAGCCTACCTCGGTCCCGGGGTGGTGTGCATGCCGCCCATGTACGTGAACGTGGGCGCCTGGGTGGGGGCGGGCAGCATGATCGACTCGCACGCGCTGGTGGGCTCGTGCGCCCAGATCGGGGAGCGCGTGCATCTGAGCGCGGCGGCCCAGATCGGCGGCGTCCTGGAGCCCGTGGGCGCGGCCCCGGTGGTGATCGAGGACGACGTGCTGGTGGGGGGCAATGCCGGCGTCTACGAGGGGACGGTGGTGCGGCGCGGGGCGGTGCTGGCCGCGGGAGTCATCCTGACGCGCGGGACCCCGGTCTTCGACCTGGTGCGCGAGGAGGTGTATCGCGCCGGCCCCTCGCGGCCGCTCGAGATTCCCGAGGACGCCGTGGTCGTCCCCGGGGGGCGCGCGGTCACCGGCAAGTGGGGCCGCGCGCAGGGGCTGTCGCTGTATGCCCCGGTCATCGTGAAGTACCGGGACGCCGGGACGGATCTGGCGACCACCCTGGAGGACTGGCTGCGGTAG
- a CDS encoding competence/damage-inducible protein A, whose protein sequence is MAQPRPGREQPLTRTAPPPASCAIVAVGDELLAGFTVDSNGAWMGRRAGSLGLPVRARFVVGDSAADIRGALARALEVADVVLVTGGLGPTADDITREVVAEALGRPLRLDEELLDELRTRWATWRRTPLPAGNERMARVPEGAQVLPNRVGTAPGLVLDVEGGIVVLLPGVPAEMRGLFDTGVEPLLRDRLGDRLLPLVHRVFHTTGIAESSLAERIDAGVPENLGAVSIAFLPRLTGVDVRLSARATPDDPRAARRLDRVEALVEPVLRPYRYPAESGDIVECIAAEMTSSGRTLAVAESCTGGLVARRITELPGSSEYFPGGMVTYADDAKRAHLGVSRDLLARKGAVSEEVARAMAEGVARAFGADAGVAVTGVAGPGGGSAEKPVGTVWYAVHLDGRTRARRSLFPGGRRAVRERSAQAVLALLYRMLRGG, encoded by the coding sequence CTGGCGCAACCGCGGCCTGGCCGGGAGCAACCGCTGACCCGGACGGCGCCTCCCCCGGCCAGCTGCGCCATCGTCGCGGTGGGCGACGAGCTTCTGGCCGGCTTCACCGTCGACAGCAACGGCGCCTGGATGGGCCGGCGGGCGGGGAGCCTGGGGCTTCCGGTGCGGGCGAGGTTCGTGGTCGGGGACAGCGCGGCCGACATCCGGGGGGCGCTCGCGCGCGCTCTGGAGGTTGCCGACGTCGTGCTGGTGACGGGAGGCCTGGGTCCCACTGCGGACGACATCACGCGGGAAGTCGTGGCCGAGGCGCTGGGCAGGCCCCTTCGTCTGGATGAGGAGCTGCTCGACGAGCTCAGGACTCGCTGGGCGACCTGGCGCAGGACCCCGCTTCCGGCGGGCAACGAGCGCATGGCCCGGGTGCCCGAGGGCGCGCAGGTGCTTCCCAACCGGGTCGGGACCGCCCCCGGACTGGTCCTGGACGTGGAAGGCGGGATCGTCGTGCTCCTCCCCGGCGTCCCCGCGGAGATGCGCGGGCTGTTCGACACGGGCGTCGAGCCGTTGCTGCGCGACCGTCTGGGCGACCGTCTGCTGCCCCTGGTGCACCGCGTCTTCCACACCACCGGCATCGCCGAATCCTCGCTCGCCGAGCGCATCGACGCGGGCGTTCCCGAGAACCTGGGTGCGGTGTCCATCGCCTTCCTGCCGCGGCTCACCGGGGTCGACGTTCGGCTGAGTGCGCGCGCGACCCCCGACGATCCCCGGGCTGCACGCCGGCTCGACCGGGTGGAAGCGCTGGTCGAGCCGGTCCTGCGGCCGTACCGCTACCCGGCCGAGAGCGGGGATATCGTCGAGTGCATCGCGGCGGAAATGACGTCATCCGGGCGAACTCTCGCGGTGGCGGAGAGCTGCACGGGCGGCTTGGTGGCGCGGCGCATCACGGAGCTGCCGGGGTCCTCCGAGTACTTTCCGGGGGGGATGGTCACCTATGCGGACGATGCCAAGCGCGCCCATCTGGGGGTGTCCCGCGACCTGCTGGCCCGGAAGGGCGCGGTATCCGAGGAGGTGGCGCGCGCCATGGCGGAGGGGGTGGCCCGGGCCTTCGGCGCCGACGCCGGGGTGGCCGTGACCGGTGTGGCCGGGCCGGGCGGGGGATCGGCGGAGAAGCCCGTGGGCACGGTGTGGTACGCGGTTCACCTGGACGGCCGCACCCGGGCGCGCCGGAGCCTGTTTCCGGGCGGGCGGCGGGCGGTCCGCGAACGCAGCGCCCAGGCCGTGCTCGCGCTCCTGTACCGGATGTTGCGGGGCGGCTGA
- the pgsA gene encoding CDP-diacylglycerol--glycerol-3-phosphate 3-phosphatidyltransferase: MASQRNLPNIITLSRMAACPAIFFLALSSDGTVLAVTFGLFLAAALSDVWDGYLARKHNLISDLGKLLDPIADKLLLVSTLVPIYIVSHRPAGGGEIPWWGELPLWVLVVLLGRELMVTLLRGFAVRRGVVIAADRAGKYKALLQNVFMGAVLLWYALVRFAEQGSWSGAVWDLWVHFHSAVIGLALLLALVLTIYSMGLYFWRNRGLAGSNR; the protein is encoded by the coding sequence ATGGCGAGCCAACGGAATCTGCCCAACATCATTACGCTGTCGCGGATGGCTGCCTGTCCCGCGATCTTCTTCCTGGCCCTGTCGTCCGACGGCACGGTGCTGGCGGTCACCTTCGGTCTCTTTCTGGCGGCGGCGCTGAGCGATGTGTGGGACGGCTATCTGGCGCGCAAGCACAACCTCATCAGCGACCTGGGCAAGCTGCTGGACCCCATCGCCGACAAGCTGCTGCTGGTGTCCACCCTCGTGCCCATCTACATCGTCTCGCACCGTCCGGCGGGAGGGGGCGAGATTCCGTGGTGGGGCGAACTTCCGCTTTGGGTGCTCGTCGTCCTGCTGGGGCGCGAGTTGATGGTGACCCTCCTGCGGGGTTTCGCCGTGCGCCGGGGGGTGGTGATCGCCGCCGACCGCGCCGGGAAGTACAAGGCCCTTCTGCAGAACGTGTTCATGGGAGCCGTGCTCCTGTGGTACGCCCTGGTCCGCTTCGCGGAACAGGGAAGCTGGAGCGGAGCCGTCTGGGATCTGTGGGTCCACTTCCACAGCGCGGTCATCGGCCTGGCCCTGCTGCTGGCGCTGGTGCTGACGATCTATTCGATGGGGCTCTATTTCTGGCGCAACCGCGGCCTGGCCGGGAGCAACCGCTGA